From the genome of Orcinus orca chromosome 5, mOrcOrc1.1, whole genome shotgun sequence, one region includes:
- the LOC125964509 gene encoding proline-rich protein 23C-like, giving the protein MLCDSGSAGVAPNILGPLLRKPVHSCAPPPCFCLPCQTDLSLPAGPSPSSPTARPQARGHTEKMGSRPRSPSASPADRWGPHPGGPGPAKRRRTEEPAGPESKSRAASSLDNLTWPPTVDTLIFVVVLPAGCALHVPLDDVDLLLESEPTSVLQVSLGDHILMLVPEALLGPAVPEIACQEEVNEEDADADADFLPAGTDAAAVSVAGLLPSAGCMSGFHLLGQASEPSPRTPNTSPERRSPHHDDNLDLYLLEPFPDSPLQPLPPSPSPGPHQRPQRPHGPPRKIRKCLFP; this is encoded by the exons ATGCTTTGCGACTCAGGTTCCGCCGGCGTCGCTCCCAACATCCTCGGCCCACTCCTGCGCAAACCAGTCCAC TCCTGCGCCCCACCGCCCTGCTTCTGCCTCCCCTGTCAAACCGATCTGTCACTGCCTGCAGGACCCAGCCCTTCCTCGCCTactgccaggccccaggcccGCGGCCACACTGAGAAGATGGGCAGCCGGCCCCGCAGCCCCAGCGCCTCCCCTGCGGACCGGTGGGGACCGCATCCCGGAGGACCGGGCCCTGCCAAGCGCCGGCGAACGGAGGAGCCCGCGGGCCCCGAGTCCAAGTCCAGGGCGGCATCCAGCCTGGACAACCTGACCTGGCCCCCGACCGTGGACACTCTCATCTTCGTGGTGGTCCTGCCCGCCGGCTGTGCCCTGCACGTGCCCCTGGACGACGTCGACCTGCTGCTGGAGTCCGAGCCAACGTCCGTGCTGCAAGTGTCTCTCGGAGATCACATCCTCATGCTGGTCCCTGAGGCCCTCCTGGGCCCGG CTGTCCCAGAGATCGCCTGCCAAGAAGAGGTCAACGAGGAGGACGCGGATGCTGACGCTGACTTCCTGCCGGCTGGGACAGATGCTGCTGCAGTCTCAGTCGCTGGGCTCCTCCCCTCGGCTGGATGTATGTCTGGCTTCCACCTGTTGGGCCAAGCCTCAGAGCCGTCCCCTCGGACCCCCAACACTAGTCCAGAGAGACGCTCTCCTCACCACGACGACAACCTGGACTTGTACCTTCTAGAGCCCTTCCCCGACTCACCACTCCAACCTCTACCTCCCTCTCCAAGTCCAGGTCCTCACCAGCGTCCCCAGCGCCCTCATGGTCCTCCACGCAAGATCCGGAAATGCCTGTTCCCTTAA